A region of Rubidibacter lacunae KORDI 51-2 DNA encodes the following proteins:
- a CDS encoding ferredoxin-thioredoxin reductase catalytic domain-containing protein, translating into MTAPDSKARPTANPDKTLDVMRNFAQTYAKRTDTYFCVDPSVTAVVVEGLARHKDELGAPLCPCRHYEDKEAEVKQGFWNCPCVPMRERKECHCLLFLTPDHDFAGDKQEISLEHLKQVRDSMG; encoded by the coding sequence ATGACTGCACCTGACTCGAAAGCGCGCCCAACCGCGAATCCAGATAAGACTCTGGACGTGATGCGGAACTTCGCGCAAACCTACGCTAAGCGAACCGATACCTACTTCTGCGTCGATCCGTCTGTAACGGCCGTTGTTGTGGAAGGACTTGCTCGCCATAAGGACGAACTCGGCGCGCCCTTATGTCCGTGCCGCCACTACGAAGATAAGGAAGCTGAGGTGAAGCAAGGATTTTGGAATTGCCCTTGCGTACCCATGCGCGAACGAAAGGAGTGTCATTGTTTGTTGTTCCTGACACCCGATCACGATTTTGCAGGTGACAAACAGGAAATTTCCCTCGAACACCTCAAGCAAGTCCGCGACAGTATGGGTTAG
- a CDS encoding J domain-containing protein, translating into MPKHRDYYEVLEISRDASAQEVKQAFRALARRHHPDLQPDNPTAAETFRVLREAYDVLSDDVQRYQYNRQLERAQATPGVSPQVFYVRGIEKVLMRDYAGAVEEFGRAIALNPRFVEAFLRRCDAYSQLGQDSKVLEDCQQVLQLQPECAQAYFFRGRARQRLGYIESAVQAYSKALMVQADYAQAFYYRGIAHYELKNRASAVNDWREYAELCRLRGDEAGYKLAIETLARASWLPLRLGSFSIRSLAISVRESYWDIVGVLRHLGRDPIGGLLPAYTGLNDRRAGRVGIGLGAIADLCFASGIGLGQSWELSLLQLLLLGAIPFAGIAGTSAIARSLARQAGSWTGDVFLAGAVLLPVGLLGLANGLALPNALMLILTAFVGSYGVLMLYSGCTQITNLSERAAALTVPLMGIVSGFCSYFVFATMHAT; encoded by the coding sequence ATGCCTAAACATCGAGATTACTACGAGGTTCTTGAGATCTCCCGCGACGCGAGCGCTCAGGAGGTTAAGCAAGCATTCCGCGCGTTGGCACGCCGACACCATCCCGACTTGCAACCGGACAATCCTACTGCTGCCGAGACGTTTCGCGTGCTGCGCGAAGCTTACGACGTGCTTTCCGATGACGTGCAGCGTTACCAGTACAATCGCCAGCTCGAGCGCGCGCAGGCGACCCCGGGTGTTAGCCCGCAGGTGTTTTACGTACGAGGCATCGAGAAAGTATTGATGCGCGATTATGCTGGTGCAGTCGAGGAGTTCGGACGCGCGATCGCGCTCAATCCGCGTTTTGTGGAGGCGTTCTTGCGACGCTGCGACGCTTACAGCCAGCTCGGGCAAGACAGCAAGGTGTTGGAAGACTGCCAGCAGGTTTTACAGCTCCAGCCAGAGTGCGCGCAAGCATACTTCTTTCGCGGGCGCGCCCGCCAGCGTCTCGGCTATATCGAGTCGGCAGTTCAAGCCTATTCAAAGGCACTCATGGTGCAGGCAGATTATGCCCAGGCCTTCTATTATCGTGGCATCGCACACTACGAGCTCAAGAACCGTGCCAGCGCAGTAAATGATTGGCGCGAATACGCCGAACTTTGTCGCTTGCGCGGGGATGAAGCCGGCTACAAATTGGCGATCGAAACCCTCGCGCGTGCGAGCTGGCTGCCCCTCAGGCTGGGCAGTTTCTCAATCCGGTCGCTCGCAATTTCGGTCCGCGAAAGCTACTGGGATATAGTAGGCGTCTTAAGGCACTTGGGGCGCGATCCAATTGGGGGTCTGCTGCCAGCTTATACGGGTCTGAACGACCGCCGAGCGGGGAGAGTTGGCATCGGACTGGGGGCGATCGCCGATTTGTGCTTTGCAAGCGGCATTGGTCTCGGACAGTCTTGGGAACTGTCGCTATTGCAATTGCTCTTGCTTGGCGCGATTCCTTTTGCTGGCATTGCCGGAACGAGTGCGATCGCGCGGTCGCTCGCCCGGCAAGCCGGGAGTTGGACTGGGGATGTATTTTTAGCCGGGGCGGTGCTGCTGCCAGTGGGTTTGCTCGGATTGGCCAATGGACTTGCATTGCCGAACGCGCTGATGCTGATCTTGACGGCGTTTGTCGGCAGTTATGGGGTGTTAATGCTCTACAGCGGTTGCACGCAGATTACCAATCTTTCCGAGCGCGCGGCAGCTCTTACCGTTCCCCTAATGGGTATTGTTAGTGGTTTCTGCTCGTACTTCGTATTCGCGACGATGCACGCAACGTAA
- the hisI gene encoding phosphoribosyl-AMP cyclohydrolase, with translation MPSRFADRTSVEVVEEGMLLAPKFDANGLIPVVTTDAATGEVLMHAYMNEAALLKTLETGEAHHYSRSRQQLWHKGATSGLMQSVQQLLIDDDRDCLWMKVAVAGTGASCHVGYRSCFYRQVSPGEGDIKAGRPIALAFTETTKTFDPIAVYGNAPNPTQL, from the coding sequence ATGCCATCACGATTTGCTGACCGGACTTCAGTTGAAGTTGTCGAAGAAGGGATGCTCTTGGCCCCCAAGTTTGACGCGAATGGGCTCATCCCTGTGGTTACCACAGATGCTGCAACCGGCGAGGTACTGATGCACGCCTATATGAATGAAGCGGCGTTGCTGAAAACCCTTGAAACGGGCGAAGCCCACCACTACAGCCGCAGTCGTCAGCAGCTCTGGCATAAAGGCGCAACTAGTGGACTGATGCAATCCGTGCAGCAATTGCTAATTGATGACGATCGGGATTGTCTGTGGATGAAGGTCGCTGTAGCTGGAACAGGGGCCAGTTGCCATGTGGGCTATCGCTCTTGCTTTTACCGTCAGGTATCTCCTGGTGAGGGTGATATTAAGGCGGGTCGCCCCATTGCGCTCGCGTTTACGGAAACCACCAAAACGTTTGACCCCATCGCCGTCTATGGGAATGCTCCCAATCCCACTCAACTTTGA
- a CDS encoding ComF family protein, whose translation MLRTLSRGIQALLWQPQCPLCNRATEAVVCAACARQLKSCQLANCAARWCSREPVFAWGGYGGPLKRAIAALKYDSRPELGTLLGDWLGEVWRTSAIARDLKAATVVPIPLHPDKQRQRGYNQAELIARSFARITGLSLKPRVLVRVRATEALYGLDATGRQQAMTEAFALGSGRPLPRAPILLLDDIYTTGATTRAAKKVLIRAGGRVAGVAVAALAGQAGQISPRSRDRDRS comes from the coding sequence ATGCTGAGAACTCTATCCCGAGGAATTCAGGCGTTGCTGTGGCAGCCGCAATGTCCGTTATGCAATCGTGCAACGGAGGCAGTTGTTTGTGCGGCTTGCGCGCGGCAGTTGAAAAGCTGCCAGCTTGCCAACTGCGCCGCCCGTTGGTGCAGCCGCGAGCCAGTGTTTGCTTGGGGTGGTTACGGCGGCCCGCTCAAACGCGCGATCGCGGCACTCAAGTACGACAGTCGACCGGAACTCGGCACGCTGTTGGGGGACTGGCTGGGCGAAGTATGGCGAACCTCCGCGATCGCCCGCGACCTGAAGGCAGCGACAGTCGTGCCAATCCCCCTGCATCCCGACAAACAGCGGCAGCGCGGATACAACCAAGCCGAACTGATAGCACGGAGCTTCGCGCGGATAACCGGTCTGTCGCTAAAGCCGCGCGTACTGGTTCGCGTCCGGGCCACTGAGGCACTCTACGGACTCGATGCCACCGGCCGCCAGCAGGCTATGACCGAAGCGTTTGCACTCGGTAGTGGCAGGCCCCTGCCGCGCGCTCCGATATTACTCTTGGACGATATTTACACTACAGGCGCGACGACGCGAGCTGCTAAGAAAGTATTGATTCGAGCAGGCGGGCGAGTGGCCGGCGTGGCTGTTGCGGCACTTGCCGGGCAGGCAGGACAAATATCGCCGCGATCGCGCGATCGCGATAGGTCCTGA
- the thrS gene encoding threonine--tRNA ligase, with the protein MLNPVKSSQQSSCPQGDPQTLLRIRHTCAHVLAMAVQTLFPETKVTIGPWTETGFYYDFERPKPFTPEDLEQIEIEMRRIVRANLPVIREVVNREDIRAEIIALQEPYKEEILDSIPADEPITRYFIGSPDVGIASHPEIEPSLIHPITVPPTEVWWDLCAGPHLNFTGDIHPDAFSLESVAGAYWRGDETKPQLQRIYGTAWETPGQLQAYLQQKEEAKRRDHRKLGQELDLFSIQEDAGGGLVFWHPKGARMRLLIEDYWRSAHLAAGYDLLYTPHVANVELWKRSGHVDFYRENMFDPIEVEAQQYQLKPMNCPFHVLTYQSRLHSYRELPVRWAELGTVYRYERSGVLHGLMRVRGFTQDDAHIFCLPEQAAQEILGVLNLTEKILSDFGFSEYEVNLSTRPAKSVGTDGIWQLATDALVEALNTKGWDYAIDEGGGAFYGPKIDIKIQDAIGRLWQCSTIQVDFNLPERFDLNYVAADGTRQRPIMVHRAIFGSLERFFGILVENYAGTFPLWLAPVQIRLLPVGDAHRSYAEATARQLQEGGFRVEVDTSGERLGKQIRSAELEKIPMVAVIGRREVENQTLSVRTRQAGEIGALTLSELQGKMQHSVINKQQI; encoded by the coding sequence ATGCTGAATCCGGTTAAATCTTCCCAACAATCCTCTTGCCCTCAAGGTGACCCACAGACATTGCTGCGGATTCGGCATACTTGTGCCCACGTTTTGGCAATGGCGGTGCAAACCCTATTTCCCGAAACCAAGGTCACGATCGGTCCCTGGACAGAGACTGGATTCTACTACGACTTCGAACGCCCTAAACCCTTCACCCCTGAAGACTTAGAGCAAATTGAAATAGAGATGCGGCGGATCGTTCGAGCAAACCTGCCTGTTATCCGAGAGGTCGTAAACCGGGAAGACATTCGAGCGGAAATAATCGCACTCCAGGAGCCCTACAAAGAAGAAATTCTCGATAGCATTCCTGCTGATGAACCCATTACCCGCTACTTTATTGGCTCCCCAGATGTGGGGATTGCCTCACATCCCGAGATCGAACCATCCTTAATTCATCCAATCACTGTGCCCCCCACGGAGGTGTGGTGGGATCTCTGTGCAGGACCACACCTAAACTTTACGGGAGATATTCACCCCGATGCATTTTCGCTGGAAAGTGTGGCCGGAGCCTACTGGCGCGGGGATGAGACCAAGCCCCAGTTGCAGCGGATTTATGGTACTGCCTGGGAAACCCCCGGCCAACTTCAAGCCTATCTACAGCAGAAAGAAGAAGCTAAGCGCCGCGATCATCGGAAGCTGGGACAAGAGTTGGATTTATTCAGCATCCAAGAAGATGCGGGAGGCGGGTTAGTATTCTGGCATCCTAAGGGTGCGCGGATGCGGTTGTTGATTGAGGATTACTGGCGTTCGGCGCATCTGGCAGCAGGTTATGACCTGTTATATACCCCCCATGTAGCAAACGTGGAGTTGTGGAAAAGATCAGGTCATGTCGACTTCTATCGGGAGAACATGTTTGACCCCATTGAAGTTGAAGCGCAGCAATATCAGCTCAAACCCATGAACTGCCCGTTCCATGTCTTGACCTACCAAAGCCGATTGCATTCCTATCGCGAGCTGCCGGTCCGGTGGGCAGAGTTGGGGACAGTCTATCGTTACGAGCGATCGGGGGTGTTACATGGGTTGATGCGGGTGCGGGGCTTCACCCAGGATGATGCTCACATCTTTTGTCTCCCAGAGCAGGCGGCACAGGAAATTTTAGGAGTGCTAAATCTGACGGAGAAAATTTTATCGGACTTTGGTTTTTCCGAGTATGAAGTGAATCTTTCGACCCGTCCTGCTAAATCGGTTGGAACTGATGGCATTTGGCAACTCGCTACCGATGCTTTAGTAGAAGCATTAAATACTAAGGGTTGGGACTATGCGATCGATGAAGGCGGTGGCGCATTTTATGGACCTAAAATCGATATCAAAATTCAAGATGCCATTGGGCGACTCTGGCAATGTTCGACAATTCAAGTGGATTTCAATTTACCGGAACGGTTTGATTTGAACTATGTGGCGGCGGATGGCACGCGCCAGCGCCCGATTATGGTTCATCGGGCCATTTTCGGTTCTTTGGAGCGCTTTTTTGGGATTTTGGTGGAGAATTATGCGGGTACTTTCCCCCTATGGCTAGCGCCCGTGCAAATACGCTTGCTGCCAGTCGGTGACGCGCATCGTTCCTATGCTGAGGCAACTGCTCGACAACTCCAAGAAGGAGGCTTTCGAGTAGAAGTCGATACTAGTGGCGAGCGACTAGGCAAGCAAATACGCTCGGCTGAGTTGGAGAAGATCCCAATGGTTGCGGTTATTGGCAGACGGGAAGTGGAAAACCAGACCTTGAGTGTACGAACCCGTCAAGCAGGAGAAATCGGAGCATTGACGCTGTCAGAACTTCAGGGAAAAATGCAGCATTCAGTTATCAACAAACAACAAATTTAG
- a CDS encoding nucleoside recognition domain-containing protein: MPTTPPAQRSTVIVGKESTGKSELAAALAGRSPVSTNIQGSTIACETYQTRNDTLIDTPGILFRSDTATTRTALAQLQTHDRILLVVKATHIDDDLADLLPLVAGKQGLVVITFWDKILPSDFIQQVLDRWEQASQVRFIPVDARHLSQGQHQQILEALQTPAPFPQQWHPIPVGWRIEPAPTSLEHPRWGGLLAILLLLLPAIIAVWVANRVASMLDPLIHIGLAPLVNFLSQTPSLLEAILIGRYGLVSMGPLLFVWAVPTVILYALFLGTYKASGLVERISEALHPLLRPFGLSGRDLVRVIMGFGCNVPAVISTRACSSCSRQTCVSAIAFGSACSYQFGATLGVFSAAKLPGLVVPYLVYLTLTTSIYTRLIAPKATRSMHNTLIIERRTFLEIPRWSAIWRETQCTLSQFFANAIPIFFAIAIVASVLDWFGLIAALAGWINPLMGLFGLPPEAALPVIFASIRKDGLLLFAEPDTLAVLTPLQILTGVYLTGVLLPCLVTALTIAREQSVRFAIVLMVRQASAAIVFSMLLAWVGNWL; the protein is encoded by the coding sequence ATGCCCACTACCCCGCCTGCCCAACGCAGCACCGTAATTGTCGGCAAAGAAAGTACAGGAAAATCCGAGCTGGCAGCAGCGCTCGCGGGGCGTTCTCCTGTCAGCACTAACATTCAAGGCTCGACGATCGCCTGCGAAACCTATCAGACCAGAAACGATACCTTGATCGACACCCCAGGTATCCTCTTTCGTTCCGACACCGCTACCACCCGAACCGCTCTAGCGCAACTCCAGACCCATGACAGGATTTTGTTGGTTGTTAAAGCGACCCATATTGATGATGACTTGGCGGATTTGCTACCGCTAGTAGCCGGGAAACAAGGGCTGGTGGTCATCACCTTCTGGGATAAAATTTTGCCTTCTGACTTCATCCAGCAAGTTTTGGACCGTTGGGAGCAAGCCTCCCAGGTGAGGTTTATTCCTGTGGATGCCCGTCATTTAAGCCAGGGGCAACACCAGCAGATTCTAGAGGCATTGCAGACTCCAGCCCCCTTTCCCCAGCAATGGCACCCAATTCCGGTGGGATGGCGGATCGAGCCCGCGCCTACTTCGTTGGAACACCCCCGTTGGGGTGGGTTGCTGGCCATCTTATTGTTGCTGTTGCCTGCCATCATTGCCGTTTGGGTCGCCAATAGAGTCGCGAGCATGCTCGATCCGCTGATACACATCGGATTAGCCCCTCTGGTCAATTTCCTATCCCAGACACCCTCGCTGCTAGAGGCAATTCTGATTGGCCGTTATGGCTTAGTTTCGATGGGGCCGCTGTTATTTGTCTGGGCGGTACCTACGGTGATTCTGTATGCCCTGTTTTTAGGAACATACAAGGCTAGCGGCTTAGTGGAACGCATTTCCGAGGCGCTGCATCCACTCCTGAGACCTTTCGGTCTATCCGGGCGAGATTTGGTGCGGGTCATTATGGGATTTGGCTGCAATGTGCCCGCCGTGATTAGCACTCGCGCCTGTTCCAGTTGTTCTCGGCAGACCTGTGTGAGTGCGATCGCCTTTGGTTCCGCCTGTTCCTACCAATTCGGCGCCACCTTGGGGGTTTTCAGCGCCGCCAAATTGCCCGGCTTAGTGGTACCCTACCTGGTCTATTTAACCCTGACCACGTCGATCTACACCCGTCTGATTGCGCCTAAAGCAACCCGTTCTATGCACAATACCCTGATAATTGAACGGCGCACATTTTTGGAAATACCTCGCTGGTCAGCCATCTGGCGCGAAACCCAATGTACCCTCAGCCAATTTTTTGCGAATGCAATTCCCATCTTTTTCGCGATCGCGATCGTCGCCTCAGTCTTGGATTGGTTTGGTCTAATTGCCGCTCTAGCAGGATGGATTAATCCCTTAATGGGGCTTTTTGGACTGCCTCCAGAAGCAGCTTTACCTGTTATTTTCGCCTCGATTCGCAAAGACGGACTGCTGCTCTTTGCCGAACCAGATACCCTAGCGGTACTAACACCTCTGCAAATTTTGACGGGCGTGTACCTGACCGGGGTGTTGCTGCCCTGCCTGGTCACCGCACTGACTATTGCCCGCGAACAGTCGGTACGGTTTGCAATAGTGCTGATGGTTCGTCAGGCGAGCGCCGCGATCGTTTTTTCAATGCTTCTGGCCTGGGTAGGCAACTGGTTGTAA
- the folE gene encoding GTP cyclohydrolase I FolE, protein MDFSNLPDDIRKQAILTEPKAPVSEEEMQQAVRTLLLGLGEDPDREGLRDTPKRVVKALKFLTSGYNQSLDELLNGAIFHEDANEMVLVRDIDLFSSCEHHILPILGRAHVAYIPNGKVIGLSKIARICEMYARRLQVQERLTQQIASALQGLLRPQGVAVVVEATHMCMVMRGVQKPGSWTVTSSMQGVFAENDSTRQEFMNLIRHTPPLR, encoded by the coding sequence ATGGACTTCTCCAACTTGCCCGACGATATCCGCAAGCAAGCTATCCTTACCGAACCTAAAGCCCCTGTCTCGGAGGAGGAAATGCAGCAAGCAGTCCGCACCTTGCTCTTGGGTTTAGGGGAAGATCCCGACCGCGAAGGTCTGCGCGACACGCCAAAACGTGTTGTTAAAGCCCTCAAGTTTCTAACCTCCGGCTACAACCAGTCTCTGGATGAATTGTTGAATGGGGCGATATTCCACGAAGATGCCAATGAGATGGTGTTGGTACGTGACATTGACTTGTTTAGCTCATGCGAACACCATATCCTGCCTATTTTGGGACGCGCTCATGTTGCCTACATTCCCAATGGCAAAGTCATTGGTTTATCCAAAATTGCACGCATTTGTGAAATGTATGCCCGTCGTTTGCAGGTACAAGAAAGGCTGACCCAACAAATTGCTAGTGCTTTGCAGGGACTATTGCGACCGCAAGGGGTTGCCGTGGTGGTGGAAGCAACCCACATGTGTATGGTCATGCGGGGGGTACAAAAACCCGGTTCTTGGACCGTGACTAGCTCCATGCAAGGGGTTTTTGCAGAGAATGACAGCACCCGTCAGGAGTTTATGAATTTGATTCGCCATACCCCACCGTTGCGCTGA
- a CDS encoding DUF309 domain-containing protein — MRSAIVPPAALRQGIEQFNQQEFYACHDTLEALWIDAPEPERRFYQGILQIAVGCYHLSNQNWRGAVLSLGEGCQRLSDYAPAHAGVNVDRLLDASVELLERLHADAPVGTDAVVRQFSMPGDVALPRIVCVEEAAS, encoded by the coding sequence ATGAGGAGCGCGATCGTGCCGCCAGCAGCACTCAGGCAGGGAATCGAGCAATTCAACCAGCAGGAGTTCTACGCTTGCCACGATACGTTGGAAGCGTTGTGGATAGATGCGCCCGAACCAGAACGGCGTTTCTACCAGGGTATCCTGCAGATAGCGGTTGGCTGCTATCACTTGAGCAATCAAAACTGGCGCGGGGCAGTCTTGTCTCTGGGTGAAGGCTGCCAGCGTCTTAGCGATTATGCGCCGGCGCATGCTGGCGTCAATGTCGATCGTCTCCTTGATGCAAGTGTTGAACTGCTCGAACGCCTGCATGCTGACGCTCCAGTGGGCACCGACGCAGTCGTTCGCCAGTTTTCTATGCCAGGCGATGTTGCGCTGCCGCGCATTGTCTGCGTGGAGGAAGCAGCATCGTGA
- a CDS encoding NAD(P)/FAD-dependent oxidoreductase: MKQSQADRSYDVAIVGAGAAGIGCGVVLKELGLERFTVLERHQVGASFSRWPEEMKFITPSFPSHGFGLLDLNAVTLNTSPALAFRREHISGKQYALYLQTVADRFELPIQTEVDVQTVEPLPQGGFTLRTSNGDLSARFVIWAAGEYQYPHLNPFLGAEHCIHNTQIRSWAGLEGDEFIIIGGYESGMDAAANLVALGKKVGVLDRTGAWANPDTDPSIALSPYTLQRLEFVYRTGRLDMVGNASIEEVRPISGGYAVYSEYQQWTTAHPPILCTGFDTSLKQIVSLFDWSEGYAALTENDESTLTPGLFVTGPSVRHGDLIFCFIYKFRQRFAVVANAIAHRLGLDPSPLDAYREGGLFLDDLSCCSNDCIC, encoded by the coding sequence GTGAAGCAATCCCAAGCGGATCGGTCCTATGACGTAGCGATCGTTGGTGCCGGAGCTGCCGGCATTGGTTGTGGCGTTGTGCTTAAAGAACTGGGTCTAGAGCGCTTCACAGTTTTAGAAAGACACCAGGTTGGAGCATCCTTCAGCCGCTGGCCTGAGGAGATGAAATTCATTACTCCTTCATTCCCAAGTCATGGTTTTGGATTGCTCGACCTGAATGCAGTGACCTTAAATACCTCACCTGCTCTCGCCTTTCGGCGAGAGCACATCAGCGGTAAGCAATACGCGTTGTACTTGCAGACCGTTGCCGATCGCTTTGAGTTGCCGATCCAAACAGAAGTAGATGTACAAACCGTTGAGCCTCTGCCCCAGGGAGGCTTTACTCTGCGCACTAGCAACGGTGACCTGTCTGCCCGGTTTGTCATTTGGGCCGCTGGGGAATATCAATATCCCCATCTCAATCCCTTTCTGGGGGCAGAGCACTGCATCCACAACACTCAAATTCGATCGTGGGCGGGTCTGGAGGGCGACGAATTCATCATCATCGGCGGGTACGAAAGCGGTATGGATGCCGCTGCCAATTTAGTAGCGCTGGGTAAGAAAGTCGGCGTGCTCGATCGCACCGGGGCTTGGGCTAATCCCGACACCGACCCCAGCATTGCCCTCTCCCCCTACACGCTTCAGCGATTGGAGTTTGTTTACCGCACAGGCCGCCTGGATATGGTCGGTAACGCCAGCATCGAGGAAGTCAGACCTATTTCAGGGGGCTACGCAGTCTACAGCGAATATCAGCAGTGGACGACAGCCCATCCCCCCATTCTCTGCACCGGCTTCGACACCAGCTTGAAACAGATTGTGTCCCTATTTGATTGGTCCGAGGGTTATGCTGCCCTCACTGAGAACGATGAATCCACGCTCACCCCTGGCCTCTTTGTCACAGGACCTTCCGTGCGCCATGGGGATTTGATCTTTTGCTTCATCTACAAGTTTCGCCAACGCTTTGCGGTGGTGGCCAATGCGATCGCCCATCGCCTTGGTCTTGACCCCAGCCCCCTTGATGCCTACCGCGAGGGCGGACTTTTCCTCGATGACCTCTCCTGCTGCAGCAATGACTGCATTTGTTAG